The region TGAGCCATGGTTTTTAAGCCTGTCTTTTCATTAAATTTTTCTATTTGATCTAATTCTGCTGAACGGTTTGCTATTACCCCACCAAGACGAACTTTGTAGTTTTTAGCTTTCGCATTTATTGCTGCAACTATGCGATTCATTGCAAAAATAGAATCAAAATCATTTGCTGTAACTATTAAGCAATAGTTTGCATGTTGCAAGGGAGCGGCAAATCCACCACATACAACATCACCTAAGACATCAAAAATAACTACATCAGTATCTTCAAGAAGATGATGCTCCTTTAAGAGCTTCACGGTTTGCCCAGTTACATATCCCCCGCAGCCTGTTCCTGCTGGTGGGCCACCACTCTCAACACATTGCACTCCATTAAAACCTTCAAACATAAAGTCTTGCGGGCGAAGCTCTTCACTGTGAAAATCAACTTCCTCAAGGATATCTATAACAGTAGGCACCATTTTATGAGTAAGGGTAAAGGTGCTGTCATGCTTTGGATCGCATCCGATTTGCAGAACTTTTTTGCCTAGCTTGGAAAAGG is a window of Prochlorococcus marinus subsp. marinus str. CCMP1375 DNA encoding:
- the bchL gene encoding ferredoxin:protochlorophyllide reductase (ATP-dependent) iron-sulfur ATP-binding protein produces the protein MTTTLANRPDGEGSVQVKLDPKVNIEEGALVIAVYGKGGIGKSTTSSNLSAAFSKLGKKVLQIGCDPKHDSTFTLTHKMVPTVIDILEEVDFHSEELRPQDFMFEGFNGVQCVESGGPPAGTGCGGYVTGQTVKLLKEHHLLEDTDVVIFDVLGDVVCGGFAAPLQHANYCLIVTANDFDSIFAMNRIVAAINAKAKNYKVRLGGVIANRSAELDQIEKFNEKTGLKTMAHFRNVDAIRRSRLKKCTIFEMDPEEEGVLEVQNEYLSLAKKMIDNVEPLEAEPLKDREIFDLLGFD